The proteins below come from a single Necator americanus strain Aroian chromosome V, whole genome shotgun sequence genomic window:
- a CDS encoding hypothetical protein (NECATOR_CHRV.G20133.T3), with product MSSTPETQLSTQIVPSTEDGDKQSRHTKKPSNRPALQIYKPPGLRSGGSSNDGSVSSAAGGVTVGAALSPSTGVRSHMSSTINSQQQHKKTNREVEENNNYRSTTMTSDRDISLRHSDSHCQSSQRLKRTESSISSESAVSQKSSGSGSGRGNGNASIGRETGAPHVEKRSKQLTPPKKESKKKVMTEREMMEAAAGLRTLGISGNTTEIENWIASGFSADAVAESVGSTLCQHAIEGGGGRVVAKLCGSLRDAPSAYSLYRGLMSSISQYFECRDRLRADHFRMWISFLSFVADLYANIGGGKDGELVNFVFQVFDYLLRAPILETLKIEELESLISALLSVGYDLERECPDQLSLLKDLIRDAFIDVSEPWARKMILLLLELGASGWKLPAEANENVQGQYSLSVLDMSLASRRDASSAAKFDQFMTHYNQGRAKLMEAVEIDEKYDESFKEKKVLACELYKQGMDAFKKAESINIMDIQADKRKEASEAKEKMIGYHRSAKERFVTLMNKVQGTNVSNHSTSLPGTSSARVASPSRLGARVNSAPTGRRKVRKIASPSDLYVSQMRMSGQRIKDNQKKFPGIRSTKEKMGKAGRSTTACAAIPTRQQLLKGVDAKFGERLLDEMLDRTGVRLSDVAGCESAKEALEEAVILPAMNPGLFSGLRQPVKGILLFGPPGNGKTMLAKAVASEARQVFFNISAASLTSKWVGDAEKTIRSLFQIARNAQPAIIFIDEIDSILCDRSEKDTEVSRRMKTEFLLQFDGATSSTDDRILVIGATNRPFELDDAVLRRFPKRILLDLPDERARYTLLKTILEKHNMAAGLSDYDIRWIASRTPGYSNSDLVALCKEAAMVPVRSIDRKKLATTDESKLRNLRCSDFDKALDVIKPSSNSRNLQLLADFARRAGQVG from the exons TAAACCACCTG GACTTCGATCTGGAGGATCCAGTAATGATGGAAGTGTCTCCTCTGCCGCTGGAGGAGTCACTGTGGGTGCAGCCCTTTCACCCTCTACAGGAGTACGTTCGCATATGTCCTCCACTATTAATTCCCAACAACAACATAAGAAAACCAATAGAGAAGTGGAAG AAAACAATAATTATCGTAGTACAACGATGACATCAGATCGAGATATATCGTTACGCCATTCCGACTCACACTGTCAAAGTTCTCAGCGGCTAAAGCGTACTGAGAGCAGCATCAGCTCTGAGAGTGCTGTATCACAG AAATCTTCGGGCTCCGGTTCTGGACGTGGGAATGGAAACGCTAGCATTGGCAGGGAAACCGGTGCTCCACATGTTGAAAAACGCTCAAAGCAACTTACTCCACCGAAGAAGGAATCAAAG AAGAAAGTCATGACGGAACGTGAAATGATGGAGGCAGCAGCGGGGCTTCGGACTCTTGGAATTAGTGGGAACACCACCGAAATCGAAAATTGGATAGCTA GTGGATTCTCAGCTGATGCTGTTGCTGAAAGCGTTGGATCAACGCTATGTCAACACGCCATTGAAGGTGGAGGCGGTCGTGTTGTAGCTAAGCTATGTGGTTCGCTGCGAGATGCACCATCTGCATACTCTCTTTACAGG GGACTGATGTCTTCTATATCACAATACTTTGAGTGTCGTGATCGTTTGCGAGCTGACCATTTTCGCATGTGGATCtcgtttctttcatttgttgcAGATCTGTACGCTAATATCGGAGGAGGGAAAGACG GAGAACTCGTAAATTTTGTCTTCCAAGTATTCGACTATCTTCTGCGTGCTCCGATCCTAGAGACGCTAAAAATTGAGGAG TTGGAATCTCTCATCTCTGCTTTACTCTCCGTCGGTTATGACTTGGAACGAGAATGTCCTGACCAGTTGTCTCTACTGAAAGATTTAATCAG ggATGCATTTATTGACGTATCTGAACCGTGGGCCCGAAAGATGATCTTGTTATTGTTGGAACTAGGAGCAAGTGGATGGAAGCTTCCCGCCGAGGCCAACGA AAATGTCCAAGGACAATATTCGCTTAGTGTTCTTG ACATGAGCTTGGCTAGCAGACGGGATGCTTCAAGTGCCGCGAAATTTGATCAATTTATGACTCACTATAATCAGGGACGAGCAAAGTTAATGGAAGCTGTTGAAATAGATGAGAAATATGACG AATCattcaaagagaagaaagtattGGCTTGCGAACTGTATAAACAAGGTATGGATGCATTTAAAAAG GCTGAAAGTATAAACATCATGGATATTCAAGCCgataaaaggaaagaagcttctgaagcaaaagaaaaaatgataggCTATCATCGAAGTGCGAAAGAACGCTTCGTTACTCTCa TGAATAAAGTACAAGGTACAAATGTTTCAAATCACTCCACGTCTCTACCTGGTACTTCAAGTGCTCGAGTTGCTTCACCATCACGATTAGGTGCTCGCGTTAACTCAGCGCCGACG GGACGTCGTAAGGTGCGAAAGATCGCGTCACCGAGTGATCTTTACGTTAGTCAAATGCGCATGTCTGGACAAAGAATCAAAGACAACCAGAAGAAATTTCCGGGAATTCGAAgtacgaaggaaaaaatgggaaag GCTGGTCGATCAACAACCGCGTGCGCAGCTATACCTACTCGTCAGCAGCTTCTGAAGGGAGTTGACGCCAAGTTCGGAGAGAGACTTCTAGATGAGATGCTTGATCGAACTGGAGTTAGGCTTTCGGATGTAGCGGGATGTGAATCAGCGAAAGAGGCTTTAGAGGAG GCTGTAATACTGCCTGCGATGAATCCAGGACTGTTTAGTGGTTTACGACAGCCGGTTAAAGGCATTTTGTTATTTGGTCCTCcaggaaatggaaaaacaatGCTC GCAAAAGCTGTGGCTTCTGAAGCACGTCAagttttcttcaatatttcgGCCGCAAGCTTAACCTCTAAATGGGTTGGAGATGCAGAAAAAACCATAAGAAGTCTTTTTCAGATAGCTAGAAACGCTCAGCCTGCAATAATTTTCATAG ATGAAATCGACTCCATTTTGTGCGATCGTTCCGAAAAGGACACGGAAGTGTCACGTCGAATGAAGACGGAATTTCTTCTGCAGTTTGATGGCGCCACTAGTAGTACAGATGACCGAATCCTTGTCATTGGTGCCACAAACCGGCCGTTTGAGCTTGACGATGCTGTGTTACG ACGATTCCCGAAACGAATATTGTTGGATTTACCAGACGAGCGTGCTCGTTATACGCTTCTTAAGACAATCCTAGAAAAACACAATATGGCTGCTGGACTTAGTGATTACGATATCAG GTGGATAGCCTCTCGAACTCCTGGGTACTCTAATTCTGATCTTGTCGCTCTTTGCAAAGAGGCTGCCATGGTTCCTGTACGGAGTATTGATAGGAAGAAATTAGCCACTACAGATGAGAGCAAGTTGCGAAACCTTCGC TGTTCTGACTTCGACAAAGCCCTTGACGTAATCAAGCCCTCTTCTAATTCTCGAAATCTGCAATTACTGGCGGATTTCGCTCGGCGTGCCGGACAGGTGGGGTGA
- a CDS encoding hypothetical protein (NECATOR_CHRV.G20133.T4), with protein MSSTPETQLSTQIVPSTEDGDKQSRHTKKPSNRPALQIYKPPGLRSGGSSNDGSVSSAAGGVTVGAALSPSTGVRSHMSSTINSQQQHKKTNREVEENNNYRSTTMTSDRDISLRHSDSHCQSSQRLKRTESSISSESAVSQKSSGSGSGRGNGNASIGRETGAPHVEKRSKQLTPPKKESKKKVMTEREMMEAAAGLRTLGISGNTTEIENWIASGFSADAVAESVGSTLCQHAIEGGGGRVVAKLCGSLRDAPSAYSLYRGLMSSISQYFECRDRLRADHFRMWISFLSFVADLYANIGGGKDGELVNFVFQVFDYLLRAPILETLKIEELESLISALLSVGYDLERECPDQLSLLKDLIRDAFIDVSEPWARKMILLLLELGASGWKLPAEANENVQGQYSLSVLDMSLASRRDASSAAKFDQFMTHYNQGRAKLMEAVEIDEKYDESFKEKKVLACELYKQGMDAFKKAESINIMDIQADKRKEASEAKEKMIGYHRSAKERFVTLMNKVQGTNVSNHSTSLPGTSSARVASPSRLGARVNSAPTAGRSTTACAAIPTRQQLLKGVDAKFGERLLDEMLDRTGVRLSDVAGCESAKEALEEAVILPAMNPGLFSGLRQPVKGILLFGPPGNGKTMLAKAVASEARQVFFNISAASLTSKWVGDAEKTIRSLFQIARNAQPAIIFIDEIDSILCDRSEKDTEVSRRMKTEFLLQFDGATSSTDDRILVIGATNRPFELDDAVLRRFPKRILLDLPDERARYTLLKTILEKHNMAAGLSDYDIRWIASRTPGYSNSDLVALCKEAAMVPVRSIDRKKLATTDESKLRNLRCSDFDKALDVIKPSSNSRNLQLLADFARRAGQVG; from the exons TAAACCACCTG GACTTCGATCTGGAGGATCCAGTAATGATGGAAGTGTCTCCTCTGCCGCTGGAGGAGTCACTGTGGGTGCAGCCCTTTCACCCTCTACAGGAGTACGTTCGCATATGTCCTCCACTATTAATTCCCAACAACAACATAAGAAAACCAATAGAGAAGTGGAAG AAAACAATAATTATCGTAGTACAACGATGACATCAGATCGAGATATATCGTTACGCCATTCCGACTCACACTGTCAAAGTTCTCAGCGGCTAAAGCGTACTGAGAGCAGCATCAGCTCTGAGAGTGCTGTATCACAG AAATCTTCGGGCTCCGGTTCTGGACGTGGGAATGGAAACGCTAGCATTGGCAGGGAAACCGGTGCTCCACATGTTGAAAAACGCTCAAAGCAACTTACTCCACCGAAGAAGGAATCAAAG AAGAAAGTCATGACGGAACGTGAAATGATGGAGGCAGCAGCGGGGCTTCGGACTCTTGGAATTAGTGGGAACACCACCGAAATCGAAAATTGGATAGCTA GTGGATTCTCAGCTGATGCTGTTGCTGAAAGCGTTGGATCAACGCTATGTCAACACGCCATTGAAGGTGGAGGCGGTCGTGTTGTAGCTAAGCTATGTGGTTCGCTGCGAGATGCACCATCTGCATACTCTCTTTACAGG GGACTGATGTCTTCTATATCACAATACTTTGAGTGTCGTGATCGTTTGCGAGCTGACCATTTTCGCATGTGGATCtcgtttctttcatttgttgcAGATCTGTACGCTAATATCGGAGGAGGGAAAGACG GAGAACTCGTAAATTTTGTCTTCCAAGTATTCGACTATCTTCTGCGTGCTCCGATCCTAGAGACGCTAAAAATTGAGGAG TTGGAATCTCTCATCTCTGCTTTACTCTCCGTCGGTTATGACTTGGAACGAGAATGTCCTGACCAGTTGTCTCTACTGAAAGATTTAATCAG ggATGCATTTATTGACGTATCTGAACCGTGGGCCCGAAAGATGATCTTGTTATTGTTGGAACTAGGAGCAAGTGGATGGAAGCTTCCCGCCGAGGCCAACGA AAATGTCCAAGGACAATATTCGCTTAGTGTTCTTG ACATGAGCTTGGCTAGCAGACGGGATGCTTCAAGTGCCGCGAAATTTGATCAATTTATGACTCACTATAATCAGGGACGAGCAAAGTTAATGGAAGCTGTTGAAATAGATGAGAAATATGACG AATCattcaaagagaagaaagtattGGCTTGCGAACTGTATAAACAAGGTATGGATGCATTTAAAAAG GCTGAAAGTATAAACATCATGGATATTCAAGCCgataaaaggaaagaagcttctgaagcaaaagaaaaaatgataggCTATCATCGAAGTGCGAAAGAACGCTTCGTTACTCTCa TGAATAAAGTACAAGGTACAAATGTTTCAAATCACTCCACGTCTCTACCTGGTACTTCAAGTGCTCGAGTTGCTTCACCATCACGATTAGGTGCTCGCGTTAACTCAGCGCCGACG GCTGGTCGATCAACAACCGCGTGCGCAGCTATACCTACTCGTCAGCAGCTTCTGAAGGGAGTTGACGCCAAGTTCGGAGAGAGACTTCTAGATGAGATGCTTGATCGAACTGGAGTTAGGCTTTCGGATGTAGCGGGATGTGAATCAGCGAAAGAGGCTTTAGAGGAG GCTGTAATACTGCCTGCGATGAATCCAGGACTGTTTAGTGGTTTACGACAGCCGGTTAAAGGCATTTTGTTATTTGGTCCTCcaggaaatggaaaaacaatGCTC GCAAAAGCTGTGGCTTCTGAAGCACGTCAagttttcttcaatatttcgGCCGCAAGCTTAACCTCTAAATGGGTTGGAGATGCAGAAAAAACCATAAGAAGTCTTTTTCAGATAGCTAGAAACGCTCAGCCTGCAATAATTTTCATAG ATGAAATCGACTCCATTTTGTGCGATCGTTCCGAAAAGGACACGGAAGTGTCACGTCGAATGAAGACGGAATTTCTTCTGCAGTTTGATGGCGCCACTAGTAGTACAGATGACCGAATCCTTGTCATTGGTGCCACAAACCGGCCGTTTGAGCTTGACGATGCTGTGTTACG ACGATTCCCGAAACGAATATTGTTGGATTTACCAGACGAGCGTGCTCGTTATACGCTTCTTAAGACAATCCTAGAAAAACACAATATGGCTGCTGGACTTAGTGATTACGATATCAG GTGGATAGCCTCTCGAACTCCTGGGTACTCTAATTCTGATCTTGTCGCTCTTTGCAAAGAGGCTGCCATGGTTCCTGTACGGAGTATTGATAGGAAGAAATTAGCCACTACAGATGAGAGCAAGTTGCGAAACCTTCGC TGTTCTGACTTCGACAAAGCCCTTGACGTAATCAAGCCCTCTTCTAATTCTCGAAATCTGCAATTACTGGCGGATTTCGCTCGGCGTGCCGGACAGGTGGGGTGA
- a CDS encoding hypothetical protein (NECATOR_CHRV.G20133.T1) — translation MSSTPETQLSTQIVPSTEDGDKQSRHTKKPSNRPALQIYKPPGLRSGGSSNDGSVSSAAGGVTVGAALSPSTGVRSHMSSTINSQQQHKKTNREVEENNNYRSTTMTSDRDISLRHSDSHCQSSQRLKRTESSISSESAVSQKSSGSGSGRGNGNASIGRETGAPHVEKRSKQLTPPKKESKKKVMTEREMMEAAAGLRTLGISGNTTEIENWIASGFSADAVAESVGSTLCQHAIEGGGGRVVAKLCGSLRDAPSAYSLYRGLMSSISQYFECRDRLRADHFRMWISFLSFVADLYANIGGGKDGELVNFVFQVFDYLLRAPILETLKIEELESLISALLSVGYDLERECPDQLSLLKDLIRDAFIDVSEPWARKMILLLLELGASGWKLPAEANEYYFQQTTN, via the exons TAAACCACCTG GACTTCGATCTGGAGGATCCAGTAATGATGGAAGTGTCTCCTCTGCCGCTGGAGGAGTCACTGTGGGTGCAGCCCTTTCACCCTCTACAGGAGTACGTTCGCATATGTCCTCCACTATTAATTCCCAACAACAACATAAGAAAACCAATAGAGAAGTGGAAG AAAACAATAATTATCGTAGTACAACGATGACATCAGATCGAGATATATCGTTACGCCATTCCGACTCACACTGTCAAAGTTCTCAGCGGCTAAAGCGTACTGAGAGCAGCATCAGCTCTGAGAGTGCTGTATCACAG AAATCTTCGGGCTCCGGTTCTGGACGTGGGAATGGAAACGCTAGCATTGGCAGGGAAACCGGTGCTCCACATGTTGAAAAACGCTCAAAGCAACTTACTCCACCGAAGAAGGAATCAAAG AAGAAAGTCATGACGGAACGTGAAATGATGGAGGCAGCAGCGGGGCTTCGGACTCTTGGAATTAGTGGGAACACCACCGAAATCGAAAATTGGATAGCTA GTGGATTCTCAGCTGATGCTGTTGCTGAAAGCGTTGGATCAACGCTATGTCAACACGCCATTGAAGGTGGAGGCGGTCGTGTTGTAGCTAAGCTATGTGGTTCGCTGCGAGATGCACCATCTGCATACTCTCTTTACAGG GGACTGATGTCTTCTATATCACAATACTTTGAGTGTCGTGATCGTTTGCGAGCTGACCATTTTCGCATGTGGATCtcgtttctttcatttgttgcAGATCTGTACGCTAATATCGGAGGAGGGAAAGACG GAGAACTCGTAAATTTTGTCTTCCAAGTATTCGACTATCTTCTGCGTGCTCCGATCCTAGAGACGCTAAAAATTGAGGAG TTGGAATCTCTCATCTCTGCTTTACTCTCCGTCGGTTATGACTTGGAACGAGAATGTCCTGACCAGTTGTCTCTACTGAAAGATTTAATCAG ggATGCATTTATTGACGTATCTGAACCGTGGGCCCGAAAGATGATCTTGTTATTGTTGGAACTAGGAGCAAGTGGATGGAAGCTTCCCGCCGAGGCCAACGAGTACTACTTTCAGCAAACAACGAATTAA
- a CDS encoding hypothetical protein (NECATOR_CHRV.G20133.T2), producing the protein MSLASRRDASSAAKFDQFMTHYNQGRAKLMEAVEIDEKYDESFKEKKVLACELYKQGMDAFKKAESINIMDIQADKRKEASEAKEKMIGYHRSAKERFVTLMNKVQGTNVSNHSTSLPGTSSARVASPSRLGARVNSAPTGRRKVRKIASPSDLYVSQMRMSGQRIKDNQKKFPGIRSTKEKMGKAGRSTTACAAIPTRQQLLKGVDAKFGERLLDEMLDRTGVRLSDVAGCESAKEALEEAVILPAMNPGLFSGLRQPVKGILLFGPPGNGKTMLAKAVASEARQVFFNISAASLTSKWVGDAEKTIRSLFQIARNAQPAIIFIDEIDSILCDRSEKDTEVSRRMKTEFLLQFDGATSSTDDRILVIGATNRPFELDDAVLRRFPKRILLDLPDERARYTLLKTILEKHNMAAGLSDYDIRWIASRTPGYSNSDLVALCKEAAMVPVRSIDRKKLATTDESKLRNLRCSDFDKALDVIKPSSNSRNLQLLADFARRAGQVG; encoded by the exons ATGAGCTTGGCTAGCAGACGGGATGCTTCAAGTGCCGCGAAATTTGATCAATTTATGACTCACTATAATCAGGGACGAGCAAAGTTAATGGAAGCTGTTGAAATAGATGAGAAATATGACG AATCattcaaagagaagaaagtattGGCTTGCGAACTGTATAAACAAGGTATGGATGCATTTAAAAAG GCTGAAAGTATAAACATCATGGATATTCAAGCCgataaaaggaaagaagcttctgaagcaaaagaaaaaatgataggCTATCATCGAAGTGCGAAAGAACGCTTCGTTACTCTCa TGAATAAAGTACAAGGTACAAATGTTTCAAATCACTCCACGTCTCTACCTGGTACTTCAAGTGCTCGAGTTGCTTCACCATCACGATTAGGTGCTCGCGTTAACTCAGCGCCGACG GGACGTCGTAAGGTGCGAAAGATCGCGTCACCGAGTGATCTTTACGTTAGTCAAATGCGCATGTCTGGACAAAGAATCAAAGACAACCAGAAGAAATTTCCGGGAATTCGAAgtacgaaggaaaaaatgggaaag GCTGGTCGATCAACAACCGCGTGCGCAGCTATACCTACTCGTCAGCAGCTTCTGAAGGGAGTTGACGCCAAGTTCGGAGAGAGACTTCTAGATGAGATGCTTGATCGAACTGGAGTTAGGCTTTCGGATGTAGCGGGATGTGAATCAGCGAAAGAGGCTTTAGAGGAG GCTGTAATACTGCCTGCGATGAATCCAGGACTGTTTAGTGGTTTACGACAGCCGGTTAAAGGCATTTTGTTATTTGGTCCTCcaggaaatggaaaaacaatGCTC GCAAAAGCTGTGGCTTCTGAAGCACGTCAagttttcttcaatatttcgGCCGCAAGCTTAACCTCTAAATGGGTTGGAGATGCAGAAAAAACCATAAGAAGTCTTTTTCAGATAGCTAGAAACGCTCAGCCTGCAATAATTTTCATAG ATGAAATCGACTCCATTTTGTGCGATCGTTCCGAAAAGGACACGGAAGTGTCACGTCGAATGAAGACGGAATTTCTTCTGCAGTTTGATGGCGCCACTAGTAGTACAGATGACCGAATCCTTGTCATTGGTGCCACAAACCGGCCGTTTGAGCTTGACGATGCTGTGTTACG ACGATTCCCGAAACGAATATTGTTGGATTTACCAGACGAGCGTGCTCGTTATACGCTTCTTAAGACAATCCTAGAAAAACACAATATGGCTGCTGGACTTAGTGATTACGATATCAG GTGGATAGCCTCTCGAACTCCTGGGTACTCTAATTCTGATCTTGTCGCTCTTTGCAAAGAGGCTGCCATGGTTCCTGTACGGAGTATTGATAGGAAGAAATTAGCCACTACAGATGAGAGCAAGTTGCGAAACCTTCGC TGTTCTGACTTCGACAAAGCCCTTGACGTAATCAAGCCCTCTTCTAATTCTCGAAATCTGCAATTACTGGCGGATTTCGCTCGGCGTGCCGGACAGGTGGGGTGA